The following are from one region of the Hymenobacter sp. YIM 151858-1 genome:
- a CDS encoding sensor histidine kinase translates to MKLKLSTRLFIGFLAIALLFVTVVIVNYQLSRKVLRNSERIAQSQNRTAQSTRMLRHIVDMESGFRGYLLIGNEGLLESYYEGERQLLGSFSRLRDEFDPDDPQYARLVRAQELYERWSAYSHLLVSEKRQARLRNARQEGIEGMEHRSLVEDKTGKQLMDQIRVLFRGFDREELASRDKQREKLADSIRETRIISVALTILALILGLIGAMIITRLLAGRINSMVQLATRIANGEYHVRLADDEQDELSELATSLNSMAGTIESTISQLERRNQELDQFAYVVSHDLKAPLRGIESASHWIEEDMGDTLPDHIREFLVLMRTRVHRMENLISGILELARIGRVKEEQERVNLRELLTEIIDSLAPPAGFRIVLPPYLPTLTASPVELHQVFSNLISNALKYHHDPANGLVRITLRENPEEYTFAVADNGPGIAPEYHERVFVIFQTLTERDTLESTGVGLAIVKKIIERHGGTIRLESSEGAGATFTFTWPKTSAARIAANQRAKKVIP, encoded by the coding sequence ATGAAGCTGAAGCTCTCCACCCGCCTGTTTATCGGCTTTTTAGCCATTGCGCTGCTGTTCGTCACGGTAGTTATCGTCAACTATCAGCTCTCGCGCAAGGTGCTGCGCAACTCCGAGCGCATTGCCCAGTCGCAAAACCGCACGGCGCAATCCACGCGCATGCTGCGCCACATCGTGGATATGGAGTCGGGCTTTCGGGGGTACCTGCTGATTGGCAATGAAGGCCTGCTCGAATCGTACTATGAGGGCGAGCGGCAGCTGCTGGGCTCGTTTTCGCGCCTGCGCGATGAGTTTGACCCCGACGACCCACAGTACGCCCGGCTGGTGCGGGCGCAGGAGCTGTACGAGCGGTGGTCGGCGTACTCGCATTTGCTCGTGAGCGAAAAGCGGCAGGCCCGCCTGCGCAACGCCCGGCAAGAGGGCATCGAGGGAATGGAGCACCGCAGCCTGGTAGAAGACAAAACCGGCAAGCAGCTGATGGATCAGATTCGGGTGCTGTTCCGGGGCTTCGACCGCGAAGAGCTGGCCTCGCGCGATAAGCAGCGCGAGAAACTGGCCGACAGCATCCGCGAAACGCGCATTATCTCGGTGGCCCTCACCATTCTGGCGCTTATCCTAGGTCTGATCGGGGCCATGATCATCACGCGGCTGCTGGCCGGGCGCATCAACTCCATGGTGCAACTGGCCACGCGCATTGCCAACGGCGAGTACCACGTGCGCCTGGCCGACGACGAGCAGGACGAGCTCAGCGAGCTGGCCACCTCGCTCAACTCCATGGCCGGCACCATCGAATCGACGATTTCGCAGCTGGAGCGCCGCAACCAGGAGCTCGACCAGTTTGCCTACGTGGTGTCGCACGACCTGAAAGCCCCCCTGCGCGGCATCGAAAGCGCCTCCCACTGGATTGAGGAAGACATGGGCGATACGCTGCCCGACCACATCCGGGAGTTTCTGGTGCTGATGCGCACGCGCGTGCACCGCATGGAAAACCTCATCAGCGGCATTCTGGAGCTGGCCCGCATTGGGCGGGTAAAAGAGGAGCAAGAGCGCGTAAACCTGCGCGAGCTGCTCACGGAAATCATCGACTCGCTGGCGCCGCCCGCGGGCTTCCGGATTGTGCTGCCGCCCTACCTGCCCACGCTCACAGCCTCGCCCGTGGAGCTGCATCAGGTGTTCAGCAACCTCATCAGCAACGCCCTCAAATACCACCACGACCCCGCCAACGGCCTGGTGCGCATTACCCTGCGCGAAAACCCCGAAGAGTACACCTTCGCCGTAGCCGATAACGGCCCCGGCATTGCGCCCGAGTACCACGAGCGGGTGTTTGTCATTTTCCAGACGCTTACCGAGCGCGACACCCTCGAAAGCACCGGCGTGGGGCTGGCCATCGTCAAGAAAATCATTGAGCGCCACGGCGGTACCATCCGGCTCGAGTCGAGCGAGGGAGCGGGCGCCACGTTTACGTTTACCTGGCCGAAAACCTCGGCAGCACGCATTGCAGCCAACCAGCGGGCAAAAAAGGTTATCCCCTAG